A window of the Butyricimonas faecalis genome harbors these coding sequences:
- a CDS encoding DUF4252 domain-containing protein yields MKIKSLFTCMMISLVTILPLQAQVGKEMKAFRNKDGITVTMLNPSLYSLYKQGDLSLSAEEALKDIKEINVMQVDMKRTTSKVVEEISQRITPIVENEAKYTLVRSHRGAYSQEYLYVTQHEERITSLVLWSEDAETLSIVELKGNIQLDNVDEIANALKVKGLDRLAYINTPTDQVASGSDFIKKLEERFGIKRDSIFGKDPFGSFRESFGSIDDMLKKAEEMFRDMGPMFSGESDMDGMSESISNGLEVIQENGKTRIKVNAKNSEVSYVIDGIEYVADSLKNGIPDEIATVNMITSPTNAKKSYVIINTKQKKGQFISYANGVLKYKYDKQEYTLNPEKLEEPALLINNRLTRQFNIDPLQIIQIRPASELERQLFSAPSAQVIIVTDKMGFFF; encoded by the coding sequence ATGAAGATCAAAAGTCTATTCACATGCATGATGATAAGCCTTGTCACAATCCTGCCATTACAGGCTCAGGTCGGCAAGGAAATGAAAGCATTCCGCAATAAGGATGGCATAACCGTAACGATGCTAAATCCATCACTCTACAGTCTTTATAAACAAGGAGATCTATCCCTATCCGCGGAAGAGGCTTTGAAAGATATAAAAGAGATCAACGTGATGCAGGTTGACATGAAACGGACCACCTCAAAGGTTGTTGAAGAAATTTCTCAACGCATCACCCCCATCGTGGAAAATGAAGCGAAATATACACTTGTACGCAGTCACCGGGGAGCTTACAGTCAAGAATATCTCTACGTGACACAACATGAAGAACGTATTACATCTCTCGTCTTATGGAGCGAGGATGCAGAAACACTCTCTATCGTGGAACTCAAGGGTAACATTCAACTGGACAACGTGGATGAAATTGCCAATGCTCTAAAAGTGAAAGGGCTTGATCGCTTAGCTTACATCAATACCCCGACAGATCAAGTTGCATCCGGTTCTGATTTTATCAAGAAATTAGAAGAACGTTTTGGTATAAAAAGAGATTCCATTTTCGGGAAAGATCCTTTTGGTTCATTCCGGGAAAGTTTCGGCAGCATCGATGACATGCTCAAAAAAGCAGAAGAAATGTTCCGCGATATGGGGCCTATGTTTAGCGGAGAATCGGACATGGACGGCATGAGTGAATCCATATCCAACGGACTGGAAGTCATTCAGGAAAACGGGAAAACCCGTATAAAAGTAAATGCCAAAAACTCGGAAGTATCTTACGTGATCGACGGTATCGAATACGTTGCAGACTCCCTTAAAAACGGTATCCCAGACGAAATCGCCACCGTGAACATGATTACTTCCCCGACGAATGCAAAAAAATCATACGTGATAATCAACACAAAACAAAAAAAAGGACAATTTATCAGTTATGCCAACGGCGTGCTGAAATACAAGTACGACAAACAGGAATACACGTTAAATCCCGAGAAACTGGAAGAGCCGGCACTTCTTATCAACAACCGTCTAACAAGACAATTCAATATTGATCCGCTACAGATTATACAGATTCGCCCGGCCTCCGAGCTGGAGCGCCAGTTATTCAGTGCCCCATCAGCACAAGTCATTATCGTAACCGATAAAATGGGCTTTTTCTTCTAA
- a CDS encoding DUF4121 family protein produces the protein MLQQATKEKYGIETLKERNVSYDHEHGLTQKDVDMANNHVQLIERTRSEVTPQIGDRLVYVTEHGDYYGNALIDGKSTKEGYLSICEQPYVPFVWEEGGSIRLSVSGGAFHSVNPKDMKFLKWTEGAFKDWGHCGACANGSVTFIAKVPLWFYAEPNSRYGDFTTETYRKFYLNKRDESESGNLYQGFDIAFRDEAEFWQFLKDYEGTVFKGNWENQIVLWCFRREYVFLPSAEWKTVDAPAEERRLNFHPEQVKIVKDMEKHITYFYRIKPDNF, from the coding sequence ATGCTACAACAGGCAACAAAGGAAAAGTACGGTATCGAGACACTCAAAGAACGGAATGTTTCATACGACCATGAACATGGACTGACACAGAAAGATGTGGATATGGCCAACAATCATGTGCAGCTTATCGAGCGGACACGCTCTGAAGTCACACCGCAAATCGGCGACAGGCTGGTATATGTAACCGAACATGGGGATTATTACGGGAACGCTCTTATTGATGGCAAAAGTACAAAGGAAGGATACCTATCCATATGCGAACAGCCCTATGTTCCTTTCGTGTGGGAAGAAGGCGGGAGCATCCGTCTGAGTGTCAGCGGCGGAGCGTTCCACTCCGTAAATCCGAAGGACATGAAATTCCTGAAATGGACGGAAGGAGCGTTCAAGGACTGGGGACACTGCGGTGCATGCGCCAACGGTTCGGTGACGTTCATTGCCAAAGTGCCTTTATGGTTCTATGCCGAACCCAATTCCAGGTATGGAGATTTCACGACAGAGACCTACCGGAAGTTTTACCTGAACAAAAGGGATGAATCGGAAAGCGGCAACCTCTATCAAGGCTTTGACATCGCTTTCCGGGATGAAGCCGAGTTCTGGCAGTTCCTGAAGGACTACGAAGGAACGGTGTTCAAGGGAAATTGGGAAAATCAAATCGTGTTATGGTGTTTCCGTCGGGAATATGTGTTTCTACCTTCCGCCGAGTGGAAAACGGTTGATGCCCCTGCCGAAGAACGGAGGCTCAACTTCCACCCCGAACAGGTCAAGATAGTCAAGGACATGGAAAAGCACATCACGTACTTCTACCGAATCAAACCAGATAATTTCTAA
- a CDS encoding DUF4313 domain-containing protein, translated as MEKKYVIILSEGKEYLCCHEDGCYYDVSCPMRSFTEGEEDFEIMDSGQNRHGKTYPYHKRKLKLVPGFYPNGWLALSLEVPKTGEAYTVLTVNLEDFPAFGIPDKAFVDINNNPEAMDFLIRYNLAEDTGYRRRSGWVEYPMVKLNLPELYRISPAYFEESGQQSIM; from the coding sequence ATGGAAAAGAAATATGTCATCATCCTCTCCGAAGGAAAGGAATACCTGTGCTGTCACGAAGACGGCTGCTATTATGATGTATCCTGCCCGATGCGGTCATTTACTGAAGGCGAAGAAGATTTCGAAATCATGGATTCCGGTCAGAACCGGCATGGCAAGACATATCCATACCATAAAAGAAAATTGAAACTTGTCCCTGGGTTTTATCCGAATGGCTGGCTTGCCTTGAGCCTGGAAGTACCGAAGACCGGGGAAGCTTATACGGTACTGACCGTCAATCTGGAGGACTTTCCGGCCTTCGGGATTCCCGACAAGGCATTTGTTGACATCAACAACAATCCGGAAGCGATGGACTTTCTCATAAGATACAATCTTGCCGAAGATACGGGTTACAGGCGCAGGAGCGGATGGGTGGAATACCCGATGGTAAAACTGAACCTTCCCGAACTGTACCGGATATCACCGGCATACTTCGAGGAATCAGGACAACAATCAATCATGTAA
- a CDS encoding efflux RND transporter periplasmic adaptor subunit has product MKAFSIICVISILLFAGCSKSKKQQETPQAPSVAVDHPQLRTVIYTFEYPGYLQAEQTVHLVARVSGYLESYQFTPGQRVHEGQTLFVIEPQPYKDKVTQAEANVESSKSKLAYTKASYERMQEAVKTKAISEIDYLQAQSDYGEALAAYEEARSQLSLANINLSYCIVKAPFSGRISRNMIDPGNIVGTDADNSALATIYKDNQMYLYFNMAYPDFARLPQNTPSALPVTIQDVNNPEKTWVAALDYSSPNIDLNTGTLSLRAIARNPNGELLSGMYVKVIVPYKSVPKAIVIPESSLGTNQGGRYVYLVGPDDTIVFRQVEVGVLTPDGMREITGGLTLEDRYVTKALINVRPGMKIKPTL; this is encoded by the coding sequence ATGAAAGCATTTTCTATTATTTGCGTTATTTCCATCCTTCTTTTTGCCGGATGCAGTAAATCGAAGAAACAACAGGAAACGCCCCAGGCGCCCTCGGTAGCCGTTGATCATCCGCAGTTGCGCACAGTGATTTACACGTTCGAATACCCCGGGTACCTACAAGCAGAACAAACGGTTCATCTCGTGGCACGAGTTTCGGGCTACCTGGAATCTTATCAATTTACTCCCGGACAACGGGTTCACGAAGGGCAAACTCTTTTCGTGATCGAACCGCAACCTTATAAAGACAAAGTGACACAAGCCGAAGCGAACGTGGAAAGTAGTAAATCGAAACTTGCCTACACGAAAGCATCCTACGAACGGATGCAGGAAGCCGTGAAGACCAAAGCAATCAGCGAGATTGACTATCTTCAAGCCCAATCCGACTATGGAGAAGCCCTTGCGGCTTACGAAGAGGCCCGGAGTCAGCTAAGTTTAGCCAATATAAACCTTTCGTACTGCATCGTGAAAGCCCCTTTTAGCGGACGAATCTCCCGCAACATGATCGATCCGGGCAATATAGTCGGAACAGATGCCGATAATTCGGCACTAGCAACCATATACAAGGACAACCAAATGTATCTCTATTTCAATATGGCTTACCCGGATTTTGCCCGATTACCCCAAAATACCCCATCCGCTCTTCCGGTTACGATACAAGACGTGAATAATCCTGAAAAAACTTGGGTTGCCGCATTAGATTACAGTTCCCCGAACATTGATCTCAACACGGGAACCCTCAGCCTGCGAGCCATAGCCCGCAACCCGAACGGAGAACTCCTCAGCGGAATGTACGTGAAAGTCATCGTCCCCTACAAAAGTGTCCCGAAAGCGATCGTCATTCCTGAATCGTCCCTCGGCACCAATCAAGGCGGACGCTATGTTTATCTCGTGGGACCGGATGACACCATCGTCTTCCGTCAAGTTGAAGTCGGCGTACTCACTCCCGATGGCATGCGGGAAATCACCGGTGGCCTCACGCTGGAAGATCGCTACGTGACCAAGGCCCTCATCAACGTACGCCCGGGAATGAAAATCAAACCCACGTTATGA
- a CDS encoding S28 family serine protease, which yields MRYVFSLFVTLLLACGSVLANGPLLQKLQQIKEISGIRELKVQPYTEYYEFWYEQPIDHNNPSKGTFKQRVLLGHRDFNAPMVAILEGYGIYSPAESELSKLFNTNQLTIEHRFFNNSKPEGETPWADLTLKQAATDQHEIIQTLRQKIYPNTKWISTGISKGGQTTVYHRYFYPEDVEISVPYVAPINLEKIDPRLEKFLSKLGGTPENRKLLEGGGKDIKWQIFDFQKRCLENLNKLMPLMQELTQAKGYSFNKVGGTERALKLTILEFPFAFWQWGNNINNMPQPEEDDYNEIFNYLVNVSSPDFFDDKAIENLQAFYYAALTETGMYAYNTKPFKKFFKDEPEPIITFDFAMPKGYENTPFNTQQLQNINRWLQTDAENILFIYGGSDPWSATAVDLKKNDKCRKYIKANMDHKCRIASFENLTRSAIIKVLKSWLTGTEVEEEIEEVLIY from the coding sequence ATGAGATATGTATTTTCACTTTTCGTAACTCTATTATTAGCTTGCGGATCAGTACTTGCAAACGGTCCGCTGTTACAGAAATTACAGCAAATCAAAGAAATATCCGGTATTCGAGAACTAAAAGTTCAACCTTACACGGAATACTACGAATTCTGGTACGAGCAACCGATAGACCACAATAACCCCTCGAAAGGAACTTTTAAACAACGGGTATTGTTGGGGCATCGGGATTTCAATGCACCCATGGTAGCCATCCTCGAAGGATACGGGATTTATTCCCCGGCAGAAAGCGAGTTGTCAAAACTATTCAACACGAACCAGCTTACCATCGAACATCGCTTTTTCAATAACAGCAAGCCTGAAGGCGAAACCCCATGGGCTGACTTAACCTTGAAACAAGCCGCCACAGACCAGCACGAGATTATTCAAACCTTACGGCAAAAGATATACCCAAATACGAAATGGATATCCACAGGCATCAGCAAAGGGGGACAGACGACCGTCTATCACCGTTATTTCTACCCGGAAGACGTGGAGATAAGTGTACCTTACGTGGCTCCCATTAATTTGGAAAAAATTGATCCCCGGTTAGAGAAATTCCTCTCTAAACTGGGAGGAACCCCGGAAAACAGGAAATTATTGGAAGGTGGCGGGAAAGACATCAAATGGCAAATCTTCGATTTTCAAAAAAGATGTCTTGAGAATTTGAACAAACTCATGCCGCTCATGCAGGAATTAACACAAGCCAAAGGATATTCGTTCAATAAAGTCGGTGGAACAGAACGGGCTTTAAAACTTACCATCCTAGAGTTCCCGTTTGCATTCTGGCAATGGGGAAATAACATCAATAACATGCCTCAACCGGAAGAAGATGATTATAACGAAATATTCAATTACCTGGTGAACGTGTCATCCCCTGATTTCTTTGACGACAAAGCCATTGAAAATTTGCAGGCTTTCTATTATGCTGCTCTAACGGAAACAGGAATGTACGCCTATAATACCAAACCTTTCAAGAAATTCTTCAAGGATGAACCGGAGCCGATCATCACGTTCGACTTCGCCATGCCTAAAGGATATGAAAATACCCCGTTCAACACGCAACAATTACAAAATATTAATCGCTGGTTACAAACCGATGCAGAAAATATTCTTTTCATCTATGGAGGAAGTGATCCCTGGAGCGCCACGGCTGTCGATCTGAAGAAAAACGACAAATGCCGCAAGTACATCAAAGCCAACATGGACCACAAATGTCGCATTGCAAGTTTCGAAAACCTTACCCGTTCTGCCATTATCAAAGTATTGAAATCATGGCTCACGGGGACGGAAGTCGAAGAAGAAATTGAAGAAGTTTTAATCTACTAA
- a CDS encoding efflux RND transporter permease subunit: protein MLSRFFINRPIFATVLSILIVVAGVVSLRSLPVEQYPTITPPTVVVEAQYPGANATTIAQMVATPIEQQVNGVEGMLYMSSTSSSAGVYHLTVTFEVGTDLDMATVLVQNRVNMTLNSLPQEVTKIGVTTTKESTNVVMFITLTSDNPSYDALYLSNYAELNLVNELSRVKGVGSVGEFGAGNYSMRLWLNPDLLTIRGVSPQEIISAIESQNIQVAPGAVGAPPLAGPVAFQYTLETQGLLVSEEEFGNIIIKTLSDGRYLRLKDVATIELGSQTYSTNALLQGQSVAAIAIYQLPGANALDVAQRVKSRVNTLSSYLPEGVHLNITLDTTEFIHASIKEIYKTLGTAFLLVLIVILIFLQNWRAMLIPLIAIPVSLVGTFTFMELMGFSINTLTLFGLVLAIGLVVDDAIIIVENSYRLIETGKYADMKAAVTQAMKEVSGAIVGIILVLLAVFIPTAFIGGITGMLYKQFALTIAAATVISGFNALTLSPALCALFLKPAKPSNFFLFKGFNKFFEKTTNGYTWVVQGFIRKSALAILAFLVLAILAFIGFLRLPTTFVPNEDQGYFMVSMQLPDGSSLSRTESASAKAGEILKQIDGVKTYIAINGFSMMDNAQNSNAASIFVMLENWDKRKSKALGVDAITTRFNELAYLEIPEAQSYAVSPPPIPGLGESSGFELMVEDINNYGSTSLQQAVNHLVDAGNETPGLSMLRSTFSASVPQYYLNIDRDKVELMQIPIGNVFNALSAYIGSIYVNNFVKYGRTFQVKLQGLPDSRRVIDDVLFLNVKNTQGEMVPFSAFTTVEQRLGTELLPKYNTYSAASLSGSAASGYSSGQALTIMQQVFEQELGNTFGYEWTGLAYQEESAGSTTTMIFILAILVAFLILAAQYESWTSPFAVIMGLPIALLGVVIGCLAMNLPISVYTQIGIILLIALTAKNAILIVEFARDYRSAGKPISEAAIEAGKVRLRPILMTSFAFILGVFPLVVSSGAGAASRISLGIAVFAGMLMTSLAGTLFMPNFYYVMQSLQERLTPKRLKS, encoded by the coding sequence ATGTTATCTCGCTTTTTCATCAATCGACCGATATTTGCCACAGTCCTATCCATATTGATCGTGGTTGCGGGAGTGGTCTCGCTGAGATCCCTGCCCGTGGAACAATACCCCACGATAACACCCCCCACGGTAGTCGTGGAAGCACAATATCCGGGAGCAAACGCCACCACCATTGCCCAAATGGTGGCCACCCCGATCGAGCAACAAGTCAATGGAGTAGAAGGAATGCTTTACATGTCATCCACGTCTTCCAGTGCCGGAGTTTATCATCTTACCGTAACTTTCGAGGTAGGAACCGACCTGGACATGGCAACCGTTCTCGTACAGAATCGGGTAAACATGACGCTAAATTCACTTCCTCAAGAAGTGACAAAAATAGGGGTCACCACCACCAAAGAATCCACCAACGTGGTCATGTTTATCACGTTAACCTCCGATAATCCAAGCTATGACGCTCTTTACCTGTCCAACTATGCAGAGTTGAACCTCGTGAACGAATTATCTCGGGTGAAAGGAGTGGGGAGTGTCGGGGAATTCGGAGCCGGGAACTACAGCATGCGTCTATGGCTGAATCCCGACTTGCTGACGATCCGGGGTGTCAGTCCGCAAGAGATCATCTCCGCCATTGAAAGCCAAAACATACAAGTAGCCCCCGGGGCCGTCGGGGCTCCCCCACTTGCCGGTCCTGTAGCTTTCCAATACACGTTGGAAACCCAAGGATTACTGGTCAGTGAAGAAGAATTCGGGAACATCATTATAAAAACGCTCTCTGACGGTAGATACCTACGGCTGAAAGACGTGGCGACCATCGAGCTAGGTAGCCAAACGTACTCGACAAATGCCCTGCTACAAGGCCAGTCTGTGGCCGCCATAGCCATCTATCAACTCCCGGGAGCAAACGCCTTAGACGTGGCCCAACGCGTCAAATCCCGGGTAAACACGTTATCTTCGTATTTACCCGAAGGGGTACACCTGAATATCACGCTCGACACAACCGAATTCATTCACGCGTCAATCAAAGAAATATATAAAACGCTGGGAACAGCTTTTTTACTCGTGTTGATTGTCATTCTGATCTTCTTACAAAACTGGAGAGCCATGCTGATTCCCCTGATCGCCATCCCGGTATCACTTGTCGGGACCTTCACATTCATGGAACTCATGGGCTTTTCCATCAATACCCTAACTCTGTTCGGGCTGGTTTTGGCCATCGGATTGGTCGTGGATGACGCGATCATTATTGTCGAAAACAGCTACCGCCTGATCGAAACCGGGAAATATGCGGACATGAAAGCCGCCGTCACCCAAGCCATGAAAGAGGTGTCGGGAGCTATCGTGGGAATTATCCTTGTCCTCTTGGCCGTATTCATCCCGACCGCATTTATCGGAGGAATCACGGGAATGCTTTACAAACAATTCGCCCTAACCATCGCGGCCGCAACGGTCATTAGCGGATTCAATGCCCTGACGCTAAGTCCGGCATTATGCGCCCTTTTCCTGAAACCGGCCAAACCATCCAATTTCTTCCTGTTCAAGGGATTCAACAAGTTTTTCGAGAAAACCACGAACGGGTACACGTGGGTAGTACAAGGCTTTATCCGGAAATCGGCATTAGCCATACTGGCATTCCTGGTACTCGCCATACTGGCATTCATCGGTTTCTTACGATTACCGACAACTTTCGTTCCAAACGAAGACCAGGGATATTTCATGGTTTCCATGCAACTACCGGATGGCTCTTCCCTCTCCCGCACAGAATCCGCGTCAGCCAAAGCAGGTGAGATACTGAAACAAATCGACGGCGTAAAAACCTATATTGCCATCAATGGCTTCTCCATGATGGATAACGCCCAAAATTCCAACGCGGCCTCCATTTTTGTCATGCTCGAAAACTGGGACAAACGGAAAAGCAAAGCCCTGGGAGTAGATGCCATCACAACACGATTCAATGAACTGGCTTATCTCGAAATTCCGGAAGCGCAAAGTTATGCTGTTTCTCCACCCCCTATCCCCGGTTTGGGAGAAAGTAGCGGATTCGAACTCATGGTGGAAGACATCAACAACTACGGTTCCACCTCCCTGCAACAGGCCGTCAATCATCTGGTTGATGCCGGAAATGAAACGCCCGGTCTGTCCATGCTCCGTTCCACGTTCAGTGCCAGTGTTCCGCAATATTACCTGAACATCGACCGGGACAAGGTTGAATTAATGCAAATTCCGATAGGAAACGTGTTTAATGCTCTCTCGGCATATATCGGCTCCATTTACGTGAATAACTTCGTTAAATATGGCAGGACCTTCCAAGTTAAACTCCAAGGTCTTCCCGATAGCCGGAGGGTAATTGACGACGTTTTGTTCCTAAATGTCAAAAATACACAAGGTGAAATGGTACCCTTCTCTGCCTTCACGACGGTAGAACAACGTTTGGGGACAGAACTTCTTCCCAAATACAACACCTATTCGGCAGCCTCCTTGTCCGGAAGTGCAGCCTCAGGATATAGTTCCGGTCAAGCCTTAACCATCATGCAACAGGTATTTGAGCAGGAATTAGGCAACACGTTCGGTTACGAATGGACCGGACTGGCCTACCAGGAAGAGAGTGCAGGATCGACCACGACAATGATTTTCATACTCGCCATTCTCGTGGCTTTCCTCATTCTTGCTGCCCAATATGAAAGCTGGACTTCGCCGTTCGCGGTAATTATGGGATTGCCCATTGCCCTGCTGGGAGTTGTCATCGGATGTCTCGCGATGAATCTTCCGATCAGTGTCTACACACAAATCGGTATCATCCTGCTAATTGCCCTAACCGCCAAGAATGCCATTCTGATCGTGGAATTCGCACGGGATTATCGAAGTGCCGGAAAACCCATCTCCGAAGCTGCCATTGAAGCCGGAAAGGTTCGTTTACGCCCGATCCTGATGACCTCATTCGCGTTCATCCTCGGTGTTTTCCCGTTGGTCGTTTCCAGCGGAGCCGGGGCAGCAAGTCGAATCTCGTTAGGAATAGCCGTCTTTGCCGGCATGTTGATGACTTCGTTAGCGGGTACTCTTTTCATGCCCAATTTCTACTATGTCATGCAGTCTTTACAAGAAAGACTAACCCCAAAAAGGCTGAAATCCTAA
- a CDS encoding 3-deoxy-D-manno-octulosonic acid transferase, with the protein MVMYNLGIIAYRCAIGVASLFNEKAALWVKGRKGIWKRMAAVERGKGRLVWFHAASLGEFEQGRPVIERLKEIEPHTKVLLTFFSPSGYEIRKNYQGADYIYYLPIDTPSNARHFVEMWKPDAAVFVKYEYWYNYLNELHKHQVQTYLISAIFRPEQPFFKKWGNLHRRMLGFFTRLFVQDEESVKLLSTIGITHVQQTGDTRFDRVKQIADAAKRIEKVEAFCNDRRAVVCGSTWPGDEDIILDYINAQEGNYKWIIVPHEIGESHIKDILGKCRKSVARYTDETADMTKCQVLVVDTIGVLSSIYRYGSISYIGGGFGKGIHNTLEAAIYGIPVIFGPKYHKFKEAVDLIACGGAFSISDKEQFTSLMDSLINSPAIAEAAGQSALKFVNQQLGATDVIIRQLVD; encoded by the coding sequence ATGGTCATGTATAATTTGGGAATTATTGCATATCGTTGTGCTATTGGCGTGGCTTCTCTTTTTAACGAGAAAGCGGCGTTATGGGTGAAAGGACGAAAAGGTATATGGAAACGAATGGCGGCAGTTGAGCGGGGGAAAGGACGTTTAGTATGGTTCCACGCCGCATCGCTAGGGGAATTCGAGCAAGGACGTCCGGTGATTGAAAGATTGAAAGAAATAGAGCCTCACACGAAAGTATTATTGACCTTTTTCTCTCCTTCCGGATACGAGATTCGCAAAAATTACCAAGGGGCCGATTATATTTATTATTTACCGATAGATACCCCGTCTAATGCCCGTCATTTTGTGGAAATGTGGAAACCGGATGCAGCCGTGTTTGTGAAATACGAATACTGGTATAATTATTTGAATGAATTGCATAAACATCAGGTACAGACGTATTTGATTTCTGCTATTTTCCGTCCGGAGCAACCATTCTTCAAGAAATGGGGGAATCTTCATCGTCGTATGCTCGGGTTCTTTACTCGTCTTTTCGTGCAGGATGAAGAATCCGTGAAGTTGCTGTCTACGATTGGCATTACTCACGTGCAACAGACAGGGGACACTCGTTTTGACCGGGTAAAGCAGATTGCTGATGCGGCAAAGAGAATTGAAAAGGTGGAGGCTTTCTGTAATGACCGGAGGGCCGTGGTCTGTGGAAGTACTTGGCCTGGAGATGAAGATATTATTTTGGATTATATCAATGCACAGGAAGGAAATTACAAGTGGATTATCGTGCCTCATGAAATAGGGGAAAGTCATATCAAGGATATTTTGGGTAAGTGCCGTAAGTCGGTAGCCCGCTATACGGATGAAACTGCCGATATGACGAAATGTCAGGTTCTCGTGGTCGATACGATCGGGGTGTTGTCATCGATTTATCGTTATGGTTCCATTTCCTATATCGGAGGTGGCTTCGGGAAAGGAATTCACAATACGCTTGAGGCTGCAATCTATGGTATTCCGGTTATATTCGGACCGAAATATCACAAGTTTAAAGAGGCTGTTGATTTGATCGCTTGCGGTGGGGCGTTTTCGATCTCGGATAAAGAGCAATTTACATCCTTGATGGATTCGTTAATAAATAGCCCGGCAATCGCTGAGGCGGCCGGGCAAAGTGCTTTAAAGTTCGTCAATCAACAACTTGGTGCGACAGACGTGATTATTCGTCAGTTAGTAGATTAA
- a CDS encoding efflux transporter outer membrane subunit: MKLAAIKRMESYFLTLFLSTLIPSTGNAGQYLPDQPEKIKPYKKVSEQSNLQQTLPSNDEWWRLFKDPILDTLINKAVIKNHDVRNAIRKIEMAKAKLRVDRSPYYPTIYFSANYAPEKSSLSADKKNIIERNGTATVNLNWELDVFGRIRKESSSQKEFYLAAQEDYRGVMVSLAAQLSTAYINLRSAQKQLEVTRENIESQKKVMELTESRFKLGLASQLDAAQAKSLYLQTKASLPGIESTIAQQINLIGVLIGEHSVAIRDSLLKIRPIPTNPRQAANGIPANLIRQRPDVRSAERTIDGLAEAVGASRADWWPKFLVTGFFGYSSENFEQFTNKENMIWQIAPSIKWTIFSGRNLVESKKSAQLQLDEEINSYNQILLTALQEVDNALVTYNKSLLQISALNDAFQQSQLTLDLAIEQYKNGLTSYQTVLSSQISLLNYENSLVEARTASLRYLIELYQALGGGWPVGEF, encoded by the coding sequence ATGAAATTGGCTGCTATCAAGAGAATGGAAAGTTATTTCCTAACATTATTTCTATCTACCCTTATTCCTTCTACCGGAAATGCTGGGCAATACCTACCCGACCAACCGGAAAAGATCAAGCCGTATAAAAAGGTAAGCGAACAATCGAACCTGCAACAAACTTTACCCTCCAACGATGAATGGTGGCGATTGTTCAAAGATCCGATTCTCGACACGCTTATCAATAAAGCCGTTATCAAGAACCACGACGTGCGGAACGCTATCCGCAAAATAGAGATGGCAAAGGCAAAACTACGAGTTGATCGCAGTCCCTACTATCCGACCATCTATTTTTCAGCCAACTATGCTCCGGAAAAGAGCAGTCTTAGCGCGGATAAAAAAAACATCATCGAACGGAATGGAACCGCCACCGTCAATCTGAATTGGGAACTCGACGTGTTCGGACGAATCCGGAAAGAGAGTTCTTCACAAAAAGAATTTTACCTCGCCGCACAAGAAGATTACCGAGGTGTGATGGTATCTCTCGCCGCACAATTATCCACGGCATACATTAATTTGCGAAGCGCACAAAAACAATTGGAAGTAACCCGTGAAAACATCGAATCGCAGAAGAAGGTCATGGAACTCACCGAATCAAGATTTAAACTCGGACTAGCCTCCCAACTCGATGCGGCGCAAGCGAAAAGTCTTTACCTACAAACCAAAGCCTCATTACCGGGAATCGAATCGACCATTGCCCAACAGATTAACCTGATCGGAGTTCTCATCGGTGAACATTCGGTTGCCATCCGGGACTCGTTACTAAAAATCCGTCCCATTCCGACCAATCCCCGGCAAGCAGCGAACGGGATTCCGGCCAACCTGATCCGGCAGCGTCCTGACGTGCGTTCGGCGGAGAGAACGATCGACGGACTGGCCGAAGCCGTGGGAGCAAGCCGAGCAGACTGGTGGCCTAAATTCCTTGTGACCGGATTCTTCGGTTACTCGTCCGAGAACTTCGAACAATTCACCAACAAGGAAAACATGATTTGGCAAATCGCCCCTTCCATCAAATGGACTATTTTCAGCGGTAGAAACCTGGTGGAATCCAAGAAGTCCGCCCAACTACAACTTGACGAAGAGATCAACTCGTATAATCAAATATTGCTGACCGCCTTGCAAGAGGTGGATAACGCCCTGGTGACTTACAACAAATCACTCCTGCAAATATCCGCCTTGAATGACGCGTTCCAACAGTCACAATTAACGTTGGATTTAGCCATAGAACAATATAAAAACGGATTAACCAGTTACCAAACCGTGTTAAGTTCCCAAATCAGTCTCTTGAATTACGAAAATTCCCTCGTGGAAGCCCGAACAGCCTCTCTTCGCTACTTGATAGAACTTTATCAAGCCCTAGGGGGCGGATGGCCGGTAGGAGAGTTTTAA